The nucleotide sequence gaaaaaacaacaatagAAACAGCTATAGTgatctatctaaaaaaattgacaactaTAATTTAAAGGGTATAATTGTACAGAATCCCTCGTATCTAAATGTGCTTCCTATAAAAATCAAACAAGGATGTGCTTCCtataaaaattcaacaattgTACAAAATCCCTCACATATATCAAAATATGACCAAAAACAACTCAGTTATATGTATACTCACATCTCTTCATTCACTTGTTTGCCTATCTATATACCGTTCTGTCATTGCTTCAGTTTTCTGATTCGCGTGAACTGCTTTCATAGCCTGCATAAAATTAACGACAAGTTAATCAATTGCAACACTTGTTTGGCATAccaaaataaatgtcattttgGCCTTTTTGTCTGTTATTTGATTACTCTTGGGTTCTTGCTCACCTCAACCTATTGAAATGGTTGAACTTTGAAGCATAAAATATGTTTACCTCTCTATCCCAATTTGTGCATGCATTCACTGTAACCAAAGCTATCCCTTGAACACAAAGGCCACATATGATTCCCATCCAAAGCCCCTGCCAATAACAATGTTCAATTTTGTAAGCAGGAACACAAAGCACAAACGCTTCTCTTAGCAATTAGAATTTTTGGTGAGAAAGAATCTCACTCACCATCCCTCCAATATGGAAGGTAAAGGCAAATAGGATAGCAGAAGGAATTCCCACAACATAGTAAGCACCAAGGTTTATAGATGCACATAGATTTTGCCAACCACAACCTCTAGCAGCTCCTGTTCAAGCCAAACAAGATATTAAATGGAAACCATTTGTTAATTAGtatcataaaaatttatgaattatgagcAACTTCAAGGCTGTTTGGGTTAAATAAGCATTTTCtatagataaacaacttaattatgtgcttatagcataagcacttCTCATATAAGTGCTTGTCTATAAGCTGTTTCtgcaataacaaataaaataaagttaaacagtctttaattgttttcataagctaccTTGAAGAGCTTATAGTGAAAAAAGGTTATGGACATGCCATAAGATTTTTTCGTAAGTTCTCTCAaatagtctcacaagtgcttgcTTATGTCACTAATTGAGTTCAAACAAAGTTAATTCATGACAGGTTTGACTCAAGTAATTAATGAACTTCAATCAAAGTTGAATCAATTAGGAGTACTTGAGTCGAGTTTGATTCCTAGTTGGAACAACCATTACCTCCTGGACAAAATCTAGATTAATAGAAtgtacaaatctttcaaaataaGTGAAAATGAAGTGATAATTTCGTAATTTACGTGAAAacaaagtgaaaataaaaactGGTTTCTAAAATTGAACAAGCCCTGTATATAATCATATGATCACAGGGTTTGATTGTTTTGACTTGCGAGGAATGAGTGTTACCAGAAAGCACACACTGGAAACCATCCAGGAAGTCAGACAGTGCCAGGAGAGGCATCATCTTGGCAACATACTTGATAACTTCATCTTCATTACTATAAAGCTTTCCCCAAACATTCTTTACCAAAATGGTAACCAATACTACTGTTGTACCCTCTACTATGGCAATCACAATCATGACACGGAGAGCCAAAAGTGCACCTTTTGCATTCCCACAACCCAATTCATTTGACACTCGTGTGCTTCATTGAAACCATTAGTTCAATAAGTACTATAACAAGAAGTAACAAAACTTGCATCACAAGTCACAACTATGCtagtattattataaaataaaaacatttaacgTATTGTCACTAACCTTATGGCACCACCAAGACCAACAGAGATCATATAGACCATCCAACATGTATTAAGGCTGccataaaagaaaaggttcatATGAATATGATGGAATCTTGGTCAATTGGCTCTTTTCATTTTTCCGTGACCAATTGACGAGGATGTAGTCTTAGAATAATAGATCAATGAGTTAATGGAATTTACCTTATTGATAGTACAGATGTCTCTAGTTGTGGGTTTGGTAGAAGGCCAGAGAGAAGAACAACCATCTCGAAGGACCAATATTCTAAACTGTCAAAGAAACAAACTTAGGAAAATGTAAAGCAAAATATGGATGTTATACaccattctttttcttctcttgttCTCATGGTAATGTTTTAACAATCGGCCGGTTCAACCGGTTGAATCAGGGATCGGTCAGTTTGTTTGTTGGTTTGGTTCTAGTTAAAGGTTAACTGGTTGAGCCGGGGTTCAACGGATTTAACCACAGTTCAACTGCAACTGTTTCaacaaggtttttttttccttacatttttgtaagactttttttaatactttaaattcgtttattatcattttgttCAGCCGTAGCTGGACCGATTGAACTAATTGAACAATGACTTAGAAGTCTTACCGATTCGATATCTGGTCCTATTTCTAAAACAATGTCCGGTAGAAACGAGTTTGAGTGAGAGGGAAGAAGTTACAACTTTATTAGTTCAATCAAGGAGAGTTAGATTACCATATCATAAGTGTTGAAGCCATCGCAAGCCTTAAAAAACTAAGAATATCATTCAAAGCTTCTTTCGAAACTCCAGTCCAAGTTGATGCACAAGCTGTAGCTGAATTTATGTAAATCACCAACATGAACACATTAACCCAATAGGACAAGCTTATTGCCAAGGCTGCGCCTTTGATTCCTAATTCATATTCAAACACAAAAACCCAACAAAAGACAAGGTGTACCAAAGTTGTGATTCCAGAGCTTATAAGCATTGGAAGAACATTGTTTTGTGTTTGTAGAAATCTGTTGAGGCATTGAATGATGGCATAAGCAAAAAGGCCAGGGATCATCCACCTATTAAATGTTCCAGCTTCTGTTGATATTTCATAGTCTTGGCCTAATGCTATGAGAAGGTTGCTTGTGTTAAACCAGATTAAAGATAAGGGAATGCTCAACACCAGAAGGACTAGCATTGCCCTTTGTGTGTGAACTCCTAGCATGTGATACTGCTTAGCTCCATAGGCTTGGCCACATAGTGTCTCCAATGCACTTCCCATTCCTAACTTCAAAGACATATTTGAAACATAGGAAGTTCAACTATGCTTGCAAACTAAGCCATGTTtgtataaacaacttaattaagcgaTTATAGCATACGCACTTATCGTAGAAATATTTTGTATAgcctatttctataacagaagTAAAATAAAGCCAAACagttttcatataagttatttGCACAAGCTATCATGTagaacttatggaaataagctgaaaacaactgaTAGACACGACATAAGTTATAAGTAACATTAACATATCGCAAAATCAAGTCAAAGATTTATTAGAAGAAAATGAACATAGCCCACTCACCAAAACACTATAGCCAGTGACTGAGGCAAAGGAGTTTCCCAAAGAAGCACCTGAAAGAGGAAGTTTACCAAGATGACCAACAAACATAATAGATATCATTTGTAAGCTATACTGCAACAAACTAACGGCAATAAGTGGTCCTGCTAGCCATAATTGCTTTTTAGCTTCCTCAACAACATGTTCTCTGCTGCAACAACCTTGATCAAATGTTTGGGCATCCAGTTCATGTTGGTCTGAACACAATGGAGTCTCAAGAATCGATGTTTCCATTGTCAAAGTACTGGACAAGAAATTCATTTAACACCACGGAAATCTAACTACATCTATGTGTTTGCGTCTTTTTCATTAATCAATCATAAATTACATAATAGAAAAACTAATCATACCccaatcatcaattcatcacataaaatatattaatctcaTTTACAAGTGGACAACATCCAGTCTTGTCATATTAGAGAGAAATAATGGATGTAGCTATGTCTCTCTTAGGCTAATGTGacaattttagtttcttattttagtgatatacttaaaaaaatatttggctTTAATAATAGTCAGACAAATGAATATATTTGTGATTTGATGACATTGCAAAACTTTTTAGATTAGTAGTGTATAAAGATcacactt is from Medicago truncatula cultivar Jemalong A17 chromosome 1, MtrunA17r5.0-ANR, whole genome shotgun sequence and encodes:
- the LOC11425385 gene encoding protein DETOXIFICATION 16 is translated as MNFLSSTLTMETSILETPLCSDQHELDAQTFDQGCCSREHVVEEAKKQLWLAGPLIAVSLLQYSLQMISIMFVGHLGKLPLSGASLGNSFASVTGYSVLLGMGSALETLCGQAYGAKQYHMLGVHTQRAMLVLLVLSIPLSLIWFNTSNLLIALGQDYEISTEAGTFNRWMIPGLFAYAIIQCLNRFLQTQNNVLPMLISSGITTLVHLVFCWVFVFEYELGIKGAALAISLSYWVNVFMLVIYINSATACASTWTGVSKEALNDILSFLRLAMASTLMICLEYWSFEMVVLLSGLLPNPQLETSVLSISLNTCWMVYMISVGLGGAISTRVSNELGCGNAKGALLALRVMIVIAIVEGTTVVLVTILVKNVWGKLYSNEDEVIKYVAKMMPLLALSDFLDGFQCVLSGAARGCGWQNLCASINLGAYYVVGIPSAILFAFTFHIGGMGLWMGIICGLCVQGIALVTVNACTNWDREAMKAVHANQKTEAMTERYIDRQTSE